Proteins from a single region of Amycolatopsis sp. CA-230715:
- a CDS encoding siderophore-interacting protein, with product MTTEARTNRPTMAYDTLRVSRLARLTPHMVRITLTGQNPASTLDVGPDQYTKVFFPLPGQRRPVVPPPLDSTDGVLSWYQRYLAMPDALRPPMRTYTVRAQRPSLGELDIDFVLHPEHAGPASEWAAKAAPGDEIGFLCPPYALYDPQPGAAWQLLVGDESALPAIGSIVEQLAAGQRLRAFVEVAGPEEEQRFETRGEVQIDWVHRGDRPHGEAVLDAVKAAELPDGEPYAWISGEADLVKFTRRHLVRERGVDKRSITFTGYWRRGRTEEDTGRENVRKAAAGEPLTEED from the coding sequence ATGACGACCGAGGCGCGCACGAACCGGCCGACCATGGCCTACGACACGCTGCGGGTGAGCCGCCTGGCACGGCTGACCCCGCACATGGTCCGCATCACCCTCACCGGGCAGAACCCGGCGTCGACGCTCGACGTCGGGCCGGACCAGTACACGAAGGTCTTCTTCCCGCTGCCCGGCCAGCGGCGCCCGGTCGTGCCACCGCCGCTCGACAGCACCGACGGCGTGCTCAGCTGGTACCAGCGGTACCTCGCGATGCCCGATGCGCTCAGGCCCCCGATGCGCACCTACACCGTCCGCGCGCAGCGGCCTTCGCTCGGCGAACTGGACATCGACTTCGTGTTGCACCCCGAGCACGCCGGACCCGCGTCGGAATGGGCCGCGAAGGCCGCGCCCGGTGACGAAATCGGGTTCCTGTGCCCGCCGTACGCGTTGTACGACCCGCAGCCCGGCGCCGCGTGGCAATTGCTCGTCGGCGACGAGTCCGCGCTGCCCGCGATCGGCTCCATCGTCGAACAACTCGCGGCCGGGCAACGATTGCGCGCGTTCGTCGAAGTGGCGGGGCCCGAGGAGGAACAGCGCTTCGAAACCCGCGGCGAAGTGCAGATCGACTGGGTGCACCGCGGCGACCGCCCGCACGGCGAAGCCGTCCTTGACGCCGTCAAGGCCGCCGAACTCCCCGACGGCGAGCCCTACGCGTGGATCTCCGGCGAAGCGGACCTGGTGAAGTTCACGCGGCGCCACCTCGTCCGCGAACGCGGCGTCGACAAGCGCTCGATCACGTTCACCGGCTACTGGCGGCGAGGCCGTACCGAAGAGGACACCGGCCGCGAAAACGTCCGCAAGGCCGCCGCGGGCGAGCCCCTCACCGAGGAAGACTGA
- a CDS encoding ATP-dependent helicase, with protein MSARLVRAATGAPPRHDWPEDARRLLEAPRGFQRVLGAPGTGKTSLLVDLAVTRIAGGVDPENLLVLTASRRAADALRADITRRLISDETPRTVREPVVRTVHSYAFGLLRLQASLDGMPPPRLLSGPEQDVVVRELLAGDLDLGAFDWPEQMRPALAVPGFAEELRDLLLRAAERGLGPEDLIKLGRSRDRVEWVAAGTFWRQYEEVTLLQGAGGNALGVPGSQAMDAAELVSAALLALDADPDLAAREQARIRHLLVDDAQHLDPLQYRLLDRLGGGAADFVVAGDPDQTVFSFRGADPGLLVSTDAGRTRTLTLTAAHRMNGPVHQAVTAIAKSMAGASKHRVATLAGDGAGTVKVRLMPTPAAEASWIADQLRRANLVEGVPWHEMSVLVRSPTRSFPVLQRALRAAGVPIASAVEELPLSRQPAVRPLLVALRVAAEPELLDAELTEMLLASPLGGADPLALRRVRRGLRRLEVAIGGQRSSDELLVEVVRDNDLLGGLADAEAAPVRRVASLLAKARESVVAGQGVEQVLWDLWAGSGLQERLVRLAERGGSLGAQADRDLDAIVALFHAAGRYVDRLPKSSVAAFAEYLSSQLIAGDSLAPMATKGDGVSLLTAHGAAGREWTVVAVAGVQEGTWPDLRLRGSLLGVERLVDLLSGVDTDSVSATAPILAEERRLFYVAASRARRVLLVSAVAGEDEQPSRFLDELDDGGQDPGQDSRVKAPGRSLVLAELVGDLRSAVCDATTEPSRRKLAARQLARLAAAGVPGAHPDSWYGIAEASSVDPLHGAGDVIKISPSTVDVLARCPLRWLIERHGGSDPAQLAAITGTLVHGLAQAAATGAGDEELRRALDDAWARVDAGAPWYSRRERRRVEQMVANFVTWLKQSRVELTQLSVEHDIEVELPAAEDEVRIRLKGRVDRLESDGQGRPVIIDIKTSKVPVSAADAELHPQLAAYQLAVLLGAVEGAKEPGGAKLVYVAKSHNRHGSTLREQPPLDTESGRKWLDLVRTAAESASGPAYQATENSECDRCPARGSCPLRPEGRQVTGP; from the coding sequence GTGAGCGCGCGGCTGGTCCGCGCGGCCACCGGGGCTCCGCCACGGCACGACTGGCCCGAGGACGCGCGGCGCCTGCTCGAAGCGCCACGGGGATTCCAGCGGGTGCTCGGCGCGCCGGGCACCGGCAAGACGAGCCTGCTCGTCGATCTCGCCGTCACGCGGATCGCGGGCGGCGTCGATCCCGAGAACCTGTTGGTGCTCACCGCGTCCCGCCGCGCCGCCGACGCGCTGCGTGCCGACATCACGCGGCGCCTGATCAGCGACGAGACCCCGCGCACGGTGCGCGAGCCGGTGGTGCGCACGGTGCACTCGTACGCGTTCGGGCTGCTGCGGTTGCAGGCCTCGCTCGACGGGATGCCGCCGCCGCGGCTGCTGTCCGGCCCGGAACAGGACGTCGTGGTCCGCGAACTGCTCGCGGGCGATCTCGACCTCGGCGCCTTCGACTGGCCGGAGCAGATGCGCCCGGCGCTCGCCGTGCCCGGGTTCGCCGAGGAGCTGCGCGACCTGCTGTTGCGCGCCGCGGAACGCGGGCTCGGCCCCGAGGATCTGATCAAGCTCGGCCGCAGCAGGGATCGCGTCGAATGGGTCGCGGCGGGCACTTTTTGGCGCCAGTACGAGGAAGTCACGCTGTTGCAGGGCGCGGGCGGCAACGCGCTGGGCGTTCCCGGATCGCAGGCCATGGACGCCGCCGAGCTGGTCTCCGCCGCGCTGCTCGCGCTCGACGCCGACCCCGACCTCGCCGCCCGCGAGCAGGCAAGGATCCGGCACCTGCTCGTCGACGACGCGCAGCACCTCGACCCGTTGCAGTACCGGCTGCTCGACCGGCTCGGCGGTGGCGCGGCCGATTTCGTGGTCGCGGGCGATCCCGACCAGACCGTGTTCTCCTTCCGCGGCGCCGATCCCGGCCTGCTCGTTTCCACGGACGCCGGGCGCACGCGCACCCTCACGCTCACTGCGGCGCACCGGATGAACGGCCCGGTGCACCAGGCGGTGACCGCGATCGCGAAGAGCATGGCCGGTGCGTCGAAGCACCGCGTGGCCACGCTCGCGGGCGACGGCGCGGGCACGGTCAAGGTGCGCCTGATGCCGACGCCCGCGGCCGAAGCGAGCTGGATCGCCGATCAGCTCCGGCGCGCGAACCTCGTCGAAGGCGTGCCGTGGCACGAGATGAGCGTGCTCGTGCGCTCGCCGACGCGGTCGTTCCCGGTGCTGCAGCGCGCTTTGCGGGCGGCGGGCGTGCCGATCGCTTCCGCCGTCGAGGAGCTGCCGCTCTCGCGCCAGCCCGCGGTGCGGCCGCTGCTCGTCGCGCTGCGCGTCGCGGCCGAACCCGAGCTGCTCGACGCCGAACTCACCGAAATGCTGCTGGCGTCTCCACTCGGCGGCGCGGACCCGCTCGCGCTGCGCCGCGTCCGGCGCGGGCTGCGCAGGCTGGAAGTGGCCATCGGCGGCCAGCGCTCCAGTGACGAGCTGCTGGTGGAAGTGGTGCGGGACAACGATCTTCTCGGCGGTCTCGCCGACGCGGAAGCGGCGCCGGTGCGGCGGGTCGCGAGCCTGCTGGCCAAGGCGCGGGAATCGGTGGTGGCGGGCCAGGGCGTCGAGCAGGTCTTGTGGGACCTGTGGGCGGGCAGCGGGCTTCAGGAGCGGCTGGTCCGGCTCGCCGAACGGGGTGGATCCCTTGGCGCGCAAGCGGATCGCGACCTCGATGCGATCGTGGCCCTGTTCCACGCCGCGGGCCGCTACGTCGACCGGTTGCCGAAGTCGAGCGTCGCCGCGTTCGCCGAATACCTGTCGTCTCAGCTCATCGCGGGCGACAGCCTGGCGCCGATGGCGACGAAGGGCGACGGCGTCTCGCTGCTCACCGCGCACGGCGCCGCGGGTCGCGAATGGACGGTCGTCGCGGTCGCCGGGGTGCAGGAGGGCACCTGGCCGGACCTGCGGCTGCGCGGCTCGCTGCTGGGCGTCGAGCGGCTCGTCGACCTGCTGTCCGGTGTGGACACCGACTCGGTCTCGGCCACCGCCCCGATCCTCGCCGAGGAACGCAGGCTCTTCTACGTCGCGGCGAGCCGCGCGCGCCGGGTGCTGCTCGTCAGCGCGGTGGCGGGGGAAGACGAGCAGCCGTCCCGTTTCCTCGACGAGCTGGACGACGGCGGGCAGGACCCCGGCCAGGATTCGCGCGTGAAGGCGCCCGGCCGGTCGCTGGTGCTGGCGGAGCTGGTCGGCGATCTGCGCTCGGCGGTGTGCGACGCCACCACGGAGCCGTCGCGGCGGAAGCTCGCGGCCCGCCAGCTCGCCCGGCTCGCGGCGGCCGGGGTGCCCGGCGCGCACCCGGACTCCTGGTACGGCATCGCGGAAGCGTCCTCTGTGGACCCGTTGCACGGTGCGGGCGACGTCATCAAGATCTCTCCGTCCACTGTGGACGTGCTGGCGCGGTGCCCGTTGCGCTGGCTGATCGAGCGGCACGGTGGCAGCGATCCCGCGCAGCTCGCCGCGATCACCGGCACGCTCGTGCACGGGCTGGCGCAGGCCGCGGCCACCGGTGCCGGTGACGAGGAACTGCGCAGGGCGCTCGACGACGCGTGGGCGCGGGTCGACGCGGGCGCGCCGTGGTACTCGCGGCGCGAGCGGCGGCGCGTCGAGCAGATGGTGGCGAACTTCGTCACCTGGCTCAAGCAGAGCCGCGTCGAGCTGACCCAGCTCAGCGTCGAGCACGACATCGAGGTCGAGCTGCCCGCCGCGGAGGACGAGGTCCGGATCCGGCTGAAGGGCCGCGTCGACCGGCTCGAGTCCGACGGGCAGGGCCGCCCGGTGATCATCGACATCAAGACCAGCAAGGTGCCGGTGAGCGCGGCGGACGCGGAACTGCACCCGCAGCTCGCCGCCTACCAGCTCGCCGTGCTGCTCGGCGCCGTCGAGGGTGCGAAGGAGCCCGGCGGCGCGAAGCTCGTCTACGTGGCGAAGTCCCACAACCGCCACGGTTCGACCCTGCGCGAGCAGCCGCCGCTCGACACCGAGTCCGGGCGGAAGTGGCTCGACCTGGTGCGCACCGCGGCCGAATCGGCGTCCGGGCCCGCCTACCAGGCCACCGAGAATTCCGAATGCGACCGCTGCCCGGCGCGCGGGTCCTGCCCGCTGCGCCCCGAGGGCCGCCAGGTGACCGGGCCGTGA
- a CDS encoding helix-turn-helix transcriptional regulator, which translates to MRASRLLSVLLLLQNRGRMTAEELATELEVSVRTVYRDIEALSASGVPVYADRGRAGGYQLVDGYRTRLTGLTEEEAQSLSLAGLPVAAAELGLGTVLAAAQLKLYAAMPEELRTRAGKVAERFYLDVPGWHRGIESLPVLSAVAEAVWQTRRVKIRYERWGQRIVERELEPLGLVLKAGNWYLAGRCEGSDRTYRVSRILDLTDLGEPFDRPADFDLGEYWRQWSEQFEQRMFPRIARVRMSPKARVLAPFYTGAVGARAVSEAEQAGGPDDDGWIEVELPVEPGESALGELLRFGPDLEVLGPPELRAQLAERIAEMGAAYA; encoded by the coding sequence ATGCGGGCGAGCAGACTGCTCTCGGTCCTCCTGCTGCTGCAGAACCGCGGGCGCATGACGGCCGAAGAACTGGCCACCGAGCTGGAGGTTTCGGTGCGCACGGTCTACCGGGACATCGAGGCGCTTTCCGCCTCCGGCGTGCCGGTCTACGCCGATCGCGGGCGCGCGGGCGGCTACCAGCTCGTCGACGGGTACCGCACGCGGCTGACCGGTCTGACCGAGGAGGAGGCGCAGTCGCTGTCGCTGGCGGGCCTGCCGGTCGCCGCCGCCGAACTCGGGCTCGGGACCGTGCTCGCGGCGGCGCAGCTCAAGCTGTACGCGGCGATGCCAGAGGAGCTGCGCACGCGGGCGGGGAAGGTCGCCGAACGGTTCTACCTCGACGTTCCCGGGTGGCATCGCGGGATCGAGAGCCTGCCGGTGCTTTCCGCGGTCGCCGAAGCGGTCTGGCAGACGCGGCGGGTGAAGATCCGGTACGAGCGATGGGGCCAGCGGATCGTGGAACGCGAGCTGGAGCCGCTCGGGCTCGTGCTCAAGGCGGGCAACTGGTACCTCGCGGGGCGGTGCGAGGGCAGCGACCGGACCTATAGGGTGTCCCGCATCCTCGACCTGACCGATCTCGGCGAACCGTTCGACCGCCCGGCGGACTTCGACCTCGGCGAGTACTGGCGGCAGTGGTCCGAGCAGTTCGAACAGCGGATGTTCCCGAGGATCGCGCGCGTCCGGATGTCGCCGAAGGCGCGCGTGCTGGCGCCGTTCTACACCGGCGCGGTCGGCGCGCGAGCGGTGAGCGAAGCAGAACAGGCCGGTGGCCCCGACGACGACGGGTGGATCGAGGTGGAGCTTCCGGTGGAACCGGGCGAGTCGGCACTGGGCGAGCTGCTGCGGTTCGGACCCGACCTGGAAGTGCTCGGCCCGCCCGAACTGCGGGCGCAGCTGGCCGAGCGGATCGCGGAAATGGGGGCCGCTTATGCGTGA
- a CDS encoding uroporphyrinogen-III synthase yields the protein MRELDGVTIGITAERRAEEFTAALERHGATVWHAPAIRIVPLPDDERLREATEDILARPVAFTAVTTGAGFRGWAEAAEGWGLREQLVTALGGSRIFARGPKACGAVRGAGLREEYSSKEETNAELFGELAKAGVDGARVAVQLHGSPLPEHTSALSAAGAEVVEVQPYRWLDPAEPERVFALIDGVLDGRVRALAFTSAPAAANFLNLARVHGVHAELLTALRSGPVTCACVGAVTAAPLADFGVPTVQPDRQRLGALVKLLVSLP from the coding sequence ATGCGTGAGCTGGACGGCGTCACGATCGGGATCACCGCCGAGCGGCGGGCGGAGGAGTTCACGGCCGCGCTCGAACGGCACGGGGCGACCGTGTGGCACGCGCCCGCGATCAGGATCGTGCCGCTGCCCGACGACGAACGCCTGCGCGAAGCGACCGAAGACATACTCGCGCGCCCCGTCGCGTTCACGGCGGTCACGACCGGCGCGGGGTTTCGAGGCTGGGCCGAGGCCGCGGAGGGATGGGGCCTTCGCGAACAGCTCGTCACGGCGCTGGGCGGTTCGCGGATCTTCGCGCGCGGGCCGAAGGCTTGCGGCGCGGTGCGGGGCGCGGGCCTGCGCGAGGAGTACTCGTCGAAGGAGGAAACCAACGCCGAGCTTTTCGGGGAGCTGGCGAAGGCCGGGGTCGACGGCGCGCGGGTCGCCGTGCAGCTGCACGGATCGCCGTTGCCGGAGCACACTTCCGCGTTGTCGGCGGCCGGTGCCGAGGTCGTCGAGGTGCAGCCGTACCGCTGGCTCGACCCGGCCGAACCCGAGCGCGTCTTCGCCCTCATCGACGGCGTGCTCGACGGCCGCGTGCGCGCGCTGGCTTTCACGAGCGCGCCCGCGGCCGCGAATTTCCTGAACCTGGCGCGGGTTCACGGCGTCCACGCGGAGTTGCTGACCGCGTTGCGATCCGGTCCGGTCACGTGCGCCTGCGTCGGTGCGGTCACCGCCGCGCCGCTGGCGGATTTCGGCGTCCCCACTGTGCAGCCGGATCGGCAACGCCTCGGCGCCCTCGTGAAACTCCTCGTCAGTCTTCCTTGA
- a CDS encoding MGMT family protein, with translation MDEQLHERIREVVADVPPGKVATYGDIAAIAGASTPRLVGRVLSEDGQDLPWHRILRASGIPAPHIRHRQLELLRAEGVLADGDKVSLRKYRWQAS, from the coding sequence ATGGACGAGCAGCTGCACGAGCGGATCCGCGAGGTGGTCGCCGACGTGCCGCCCGGCAAGGTCGCCACCTACGGCGACATCGCGGCGATCGCGGGCGCGTCGACGCCGCGGCTCGTCGGGCGGGTCCTGTCCGAGGACGGCCAGGACCTGCCGTGGCACCGGATCCTGCGCGCGAGCGGGATTCCCGCGCCGCACATCCGGCACCGCCAGCTCGAACTCCTGCGCGCCGAGGGCGTGCTCGCCGACGGCGACAAGGTCAGCCTGCGCAAGTACCGCTGGCAAGCGTCCTAG